A region of the Hirundo rustica isolate bHirRus1 chromosome 5, bHirRus1.pri.v3, whole genome shotgun sequence genome:
ACACAGTTAAGTGTAATTTGCTGctgcatgtattttaaaagttcgAGCTGTGTCCCTGAATTGAGAGAAAAGCATTTAGCAAAGGTCAGGGACTGAGTTTTTATCTGTGGTAAGAGATGACAGTGAGGAGTGGGAAAATATGTCCGTAAATTTGTGATTAGTTGAGAAATCCTATTCTAGGAAAATTGAGATTTTCTGGGAATTTATTCTTCTGAGTAGTTCTGGCAGAAACAAAGTGACACAATCTTTTGGAAATGTCAAAGCTAATAATTTTAtcttcaaaaaatattaaaggatCTCTGTAATAAAACAATGCAATGAAGGTTGTAATAATCATTATGAAGATGGTCTGTTTTGCTGTTACATCCCAGGTTACAGTGGTTTCTCAGGATGTGGAAAATGCAGCTTCACAAACCTGTGGAGTGCACTCAGGGACTGCAACTACACTGACATCACTTGTGAATATTGCTGGAATACCTAGAGGTGTGAcaaatcagcaggaaaagctgtgtAGCGCAATTTGGATGATGTGGAGAAAGTAGCTGTCTGTGCTGTGAGCCAGTCAAGGGGACTTTTGCTTCTGACTAGCTCAGGCTTTGGACAGCCTCTGTTTGCACCTGGAGTGCAGCAGTAGTGCTCTCAAGCAGATTTTCCCGTTCAGTTTCACCCCGTTCCGTGCCCTGCGGGGTTCTGGGATGCACGCTCTGGCAGGTTATCAGGGAGGAGGTGCGCTCCTCCCGTGAGCGAAGGCAGTGCAGGGGTGGAtctgctccatcccatcccaaagcagggggctgcagcccgCGATGCCGCAAGTGGGAGCAGACGGACACTGTGTTGTTGTATTGGGGTGGTTACACACCTGTCCTTCCGTACCTGCGAACTGCGCCTGGCTCCATCAGCCCGGGCAAGTGAGAGCAGGGGACTTGCGGGGCTGGCTCTGTGACACGCTTTTGGTGACTGTTCGAGTCCCTCTCCCCAGAACTCACGGAGAGACGAGGAACCCGTGCAGCAACCTGAAGCTGCCACATCAGCCTCTTCCCGTACAGCacactgctgtcacctgctgtAAACACacacccctgctgctcccacctgggGCTGCGGCCAGAGCGTGGCTTCACCTCCTCGGGTGATTCCCGAGCCCTTCCCGGAGCGCTGTGACGATGGTGAAGGGCCGTGAGGGGAAGCCGTACGAGGAGCGACTGCGGGCactgggtctgttcagcctgtagagactgaggggagagctCACGGCAGGCACGGAGCGGTGCCTCTTCTCTGCGGTGACTGCGACGGGACCCCGAGGGAACGGCCGGAAGTTGTGTtggggaagtttaggttggatgtcGGGAAAGAAATCCTTCCCCCAGAGGGAGGCTGggcacaggctcctcagggaaacGGTCACAGCAGCGAGCTCAAGAAGCGCTTGGACAATGCtgtcaggcacagggtgggactCTTGGGGACGTCCTGTGCAGGGCCgggagttggactcgatgatccctgtgggtcccttccaactcggAACGCGCTGCGATCTGACGCAGGGCATGAAACCTGACGCCCGCCCAGACTCGACCTGCTCTCTCCTGTACGGCCCTAAGTCGCCGGGAGGTGAGGAGGCCGCAGTTAGAGGTCGAgctccgctccccgccgggCCTCGGGGCCCCCTCAGGCTCGGGGCGGATCCCGGGGGGATCCCGGCGGATCCCGGAGCGCCCCGTGCCGGCGCTCGCGGCAGCGCGCGGGCCCCGCAGCGCCCCCACCGGCGGCGGCGCGCGCCGCTGGCTCCCCGCCGTCCCCGCCGCGCGAGGGGGGAAGTCTCGCGAGCGCGGGCTCGCGGCGCGGCTCGCGCGCTGGTTGGCGGCTCCCGCCGggacgggccgggccgggcctcgCTCCCTCCGCCGGCCGCGCTCCGGGAGCCGcaggccgccgccgccgccgcctcctcctcttcctccgcCGGGATcccggccgccgcccgcccccgcccgcggcGCGCAGCCCGCCGGACGCCGGCCCGAGCCTCGGCGGAGCGCCGTTTCCCTCCCGGCGGGGATCATGTCCGCCgggcagccgccgccgccgccacggCCGGACgagccgcccgcgccgccgctgccgccgggcGCCGACGCCGGCGAGGGCCGCGGGGACGGGGCCGCCGTGCGCCGCCGGCCTGGCCGGGGGTGACATCAAGATGGAGGTGAGCGGGCTTGGCCCGGCGGAgcccccccccgctcccccggcgGCAGGTGGGACACCCCGGGCCTCGTGGGGCCGCGGGAGACAATGGAGGAGTGGCCGCGGGGCCGCACCTGGCAAAGCCGGGCcgcgctccggccccgccgccctctcccttctgccctccctcccgccgggagcgcggcccggcgcggtggggctggctggggcgGGGGGGTCCCATCCCTCCGCGGCGCGCAGGGGGCCCGGGAGCCGCGCTCTTCCTGCCGCCGGGACGCGGGGAAGGAGGCGCTGCGGCCGGGGCACGCCGCTTGCTTGTTCTCTGAACGGGGCGGCGGGAGCCCGGGAGCCCCCGcagcctctccctctgctcctgcgTCCCCGAGACCCTGCCCAGCTTTGCGCTTCCTGCTCCAGCGGCCAGCCAGCCCGGCCTCTAAAAAGCACGAGGGATGATTGTCTGCTGAAGtgtttcaaaactttttttctttctcttttggggggcgggggggcggAAGACGGTGTGAGGGTTGTTGGAGGGGTTGTTTTGGCAACAGGTGCATATATTCCAGAAATTTCAAGGGGTTGGAAGCGATTGCCTGGAGATGCTAATTCTATCGCAGCATTGTTTCTTTAATGGTAGCAGGAAACTGGTCGGTCCTGCTTTCAGCGCTGGGTGTTTTGTGCTCTGAGTCACGCTGGGCTCTCCAACCTACTTGatctaaatatatttgcaaatgCCATGTTTTTCGGATGAGCGAGTAGCCAAAGCACTGTGGGAAATAAATCTTGCTCGAACCTGCAGAAATAGGGCAACTCCGGGCTGGAGTTCAGCGTGTGGAGGCTGAGAAACGCGTGCTCTCGAGCACCCGTGTGCGAGGGCTCTCTGTGCTGCCGAGCGCGTTCCTTTTTTACCTTGGGAAGGGATTTCCCGGCACACAGTGAAGTTTGAGTTGGAATGCCTGGGAGTCGTGAGCATCGGAAGGACTGCTTTCCCTGGTCTCCAGATAAGTTGCAGGGGTTTGTCATCTGTGCAGCAGATGACGAGCTCGGATGGCCGTGCTGCTCCAGGTTAGGCGTTTCGGGAGAAAGGGGAATTGCGAGCAGAAGTTCCAACGCTCCTCGGCCTGTGCTTGCTGCATGCTGCCTCAGTCCAGTGAGGGATGAGTAAGAGGATTTGGTTATGACTTCAGAAGAGCTTTAGCCTTAACTTCTTACTCTCAGTTCTTTATATTTTGACTAGCGAATTAAACGTTTGTGTtaggatttttctgtttccacatGCCTCACCTGCCAGAGGCTTGTGAGGAAATACCCAGTGACAAACATCCTGTTTCTTGCCAgcctttgtttcatttgtttcttaCTTTTCCTGTTCCTTTGTTGTGTATTGACCAGTAAAGATTGAATTTAGCTCCATTTGTACTTGGCTCAGTTAAACAGGTGGTTAATAAACACTTGAAAGGATCTCATTTGTTGCATTTTCTCACCCTTTCGAGAGTTATTTTTGTAGTTCTGTTAACGTATTTGTACGTTAACCTTAGCATTGTTGATCAGGGAAGGATCATCTCAGTGCTTTTAGTTCCAACGCCAGAGGATAAAAATGCGTATGGGAGATGATGCGGAAAGAGTTAACCTAATGACAGAAGAGACGAGGATAAAAGAGCCCTGATCCCAAAGAGTAATTGAAGGCAGTACGTTAAGGATTTGGCAGGAGGGGGATGAGGGAGGACTGCCCTCTCCCAGCCAGCTGGTTTTTCTGTTGTTAGTAGCACCATGGCTGATAAACATCATTTGATTTAGCAAACTGTGCAGAAGAAAAGTACAGTTTCCTAAATTCCTCCTCAGCTTTCAGGACTGCAGTCTGGATTCTTGTTTAGCTTTGTTCCTTTGATACAGAGTGATGAGGGATGGGGGTAATCTGGCAAAAACCTTGAAGGTGCCCTCGCTGCAGGCCTGGAGCTGGTGCTTTCACCGCCCGCCGCAGGGGCCGCTTCAGGAGGGGGTGGCTCAGCACCCCAGAAGTGGCACACTGATCCGCTGGAGCACAGCTGTCTCCCTCATTCACGTTGATGTGATGCTTTAATGATGGAGCTAAATCGGATTAGAGACCCGGCTCTGTCCCTCAGCCCGTGGCAGGGATCTTTGATCCATCTGCAGGTAATTGTGTAGGAAATAACAGCTGACTCCTAGCTGTCCACATCAGGTGCCGCAGCCAGCTTTTGCTGCTTTGATACAAGGTGAAACAAGCTTTACATGGGTATCTTCCCTTTTCTGGAAATAGccctttttaattctttttcatctCAGGAGTCTTTTGATGATGCATCTCTGGcgaaacaaaaagaaatccagGAAACAGATCCTACGTATGAAGAGAAAATGGTATGTAATATTTGGGACCGTGTACAGCTATTCAGTACTTAAGCACTTATTTCAAATAGAtttgaattttctgtttgcttgtttgaaCTGTCTTAACTGGATTTAGAAAGATTTGTGTaggtattaaaaaatatttaagtaaattgaaacaaaaaatatccaGAAGAGCGCTCCTTGGACCGTTCTCCTTTCCAGCATTTTTAAGTTACCTGTAGAGCAGTCCATCCTGTAGGCAAGGGGGGATTACAAAGAGTTGAGCGTTCGACTTCTCAGTCAGAAATGGAAAGATTCTCCAGGAATCTCTTTGTGAAGCTTTAATTAGAGTCCTCGGGATTTTGAAGATGGGTGGTGATTCTGTGCTTCACAGGTTAGAAAGGAGAAAACGTgctattttccttattttatattttctcatCGTTCTTATGATGTAAGAGATGGAGTCGCCCATTCCTCACCATCTCGTTGCCGTTTCTTTCTCAGTTGCTCCCTGATTGCCTTTATTCCTGTTTGTAATTTCAGTGTCTGTGACTCCATGTGGAATGTCTTCATAGGAAAGTGAAACTGATTCTTGTAATTTGCTGCTTCCTGTGTTATTTCTTCTTGCCACTGAAAATAACCCCGTCATCTTCTGCATATTTCTTTGTGCTACTTTCTGGCACGCTGAAGGAAGTGAACTTGGAATTGTCTCCTTTAGTTTCTAGACAGACACAATAACAAGGGCAACTGTGTTTTAGAGAtgcactgaaaaagaaaatggcaagAGCGTCTCTGTTGATGTAGGTTTAGCTCAGGGTTGCAGAGTACAGCCTGTTCTTTTCTGTGTCCTGTCTAAAAGACACAGATAATGTTTGTTAGTCCCTTAACATCCTCAAGAGCAGTGAAAGCAAGTGTGGGAATGTGTGTGCAGGGCCAAAAGTTGCGGAAGATTCCTCACTAAAATTTTAGGATGGGGAACCTTCTGCAATGCAGTCTGCATCTCTTCTACTTCCCATTTGTACAACCagtaaaaaaaagaactttaaacTAAGGGTCAGCAGTTTGGATGGTAGCGAGATCTCACCTAGGTTAAACCTCAGAAACTcttaaaaagtaaacaaacaaaacccatgaAAAATTTAGTGGATGTGGATTGCGGCTGTGTCATTCAAGCTTAAAATCCCCTTAGAGTGAGTCTGAGTCCTCTGTGGCACATTGAGATCTCTTTTGTGGTATCTCTGTTCTCTAGCGCTTTGCCTTCCTGTCTCTTCCATAGTTCAGGATCTACTCACTCTAAGGAGAACGCTGACAGAGCTGCCATTGCTCTTGCAGAAGCCTGGAACATATGTTCCTTTTTACGAAGAAAACTGACTTCCCGTAGCTGTGCTGCCAGTTGCTAAATACCAGGCTATGCCGTGGCAGCTGGCAGAATGTCAGAGTGGTTACTGTCAGCCTTGGAGCTGGTCTGGGCTTGTTTGTCTGTTCAGAGTTCTGGCGGCCTTGGCAAGGTGTGCTGATTCCAAATGGAACCTGTCTCAAGAAGCTGAACCTCTCAGATACCAACATTGTCTGCTGTAATCTTTCTTGCGCAGTAGAGGCAGCAACTCCTATCAAAGGGGGGCAGCCTGATGAGTGAGGCTGAGCATATCTAAGGtctctgctgctgaagcagaTGTTCTGACCCGGGGCTTTGAGCTGCTCTGCGCTCAGTGCCCCCTTTGCTGCCAGCTCTGTTGCCTATCTGACGGCCCAGCAAGGCGCTGCATCTGGCTGAGCGGGCAGGTCACCggtgcaggagggagcagctggtgcCAGTGTGGTGAGAGATGAATTAGCGCACTGAAGAATCCTGTGCGTGATGGGCAGGGGGAAATTTCCAGGAGTGGGACTATCCCTTTTGATAGGAGAAAGTTGTTAAGGGGACTCTGGCCTTATCTGGTGAGACTTGTGCAATCTTTGTGCCAGAGTCAGATTTTAGGCTTGGCACGGGTCTGTCTCGCAGCTTTGATCTTGCTGCGTAGCGGAGATGAGCCTTGGCCCCAAAAAAGAGTATTGAATCTGTCAGCAGCGAGTATATTGATGTTACTCATCTTTTCTTTGGTAGTGATGTGTATAAAGCAATGCAAATCtatatttaaaaagtgtttgtttgctttttcttttgaatgaaTACATACCAGAATGTCTCACACTTGTTCCATTTAATTTTCCCTTGTCACCAGCAAACAGACAGAGCAAACAGATTTGAGTATCTGTTGAAGCAGACTGAGCTCTTTGCTCATTTCATTCAGCCTGCTGCTCAGAAAACTCCAACTTcacctttaaaaatgaaacctgGACGTCCACGAATAAAGAAGGACGAGAAACAGAATTTACTGTCAGCTGGCGAGTGAGTGATGGCACATAGGCACAACTTGCACTATAATGAAGATTTTATTGTACTTTAAAAAAGTGGAAGTTGAACTTGCTGAGCTTTTGTTCTTAGGCAGtgtgtgccttttttttcagctgcccACCTGTAAGTTGAGGATTGCTTAAGAATTGAAGGAATTGCAAGAGATTTGTGTTGATGTTAAAGCTTTCCAGCATGAAGAAAAGCAGGGGCAGAAAAGCAAGGCAGTCGTGGCTCTAAATTGTAAGAGCTCATAGAGCACATCGCTGTGCAACACCTTGCAGGCAGCTTGAAAATTATAAGCCTAGAAATTTGGATTGCCTTCATTGCAGCTTGTGTGGCTGCAGTGTTTGGCAGATGCAGCCAGAACTTCAATGCAGTGTTGTTCCCTGTCTTGTAGTTAAAGGCCTTGAATCCCTTTCCAGTCACTTTGGGCTGATACTTGAGCCTGCTGAACATGAATTCTAGTGAAGAACCTTGCTAGAAATGTCTGTATTGCAGCATATATAATAATATACGTTAGATTTTATTTCGCAGCAGCTTGATGTTCTCTCAGTTTCTCCACAAACTTTGTACTTTCTGGGACTTTTCCAGCTATCGGCACCGTAGaacagagcaggaagaggacGAGGAGCTGTTAACAGAAAGCTCCAAGACAACAAATGTCTGCACTCGATTCGAAGAATCTCCCTCGTGtatgtttccttcctttttttttttttttccccctgttctTTTTCTTCGAAATGTTTAAAATAGACTTGATTTGCACACCCTCTAAGGATAGTGAAGTAACTCGGTGGgacaggagagggaggaaaaaaaaccatcaCCAATCTAATGGTAGAAAATGTATTATTGAGGAACTGCTTGTTTTCATTCAGGCTGGAAAGATGCTCCAGTGAGGCTTGTCCCTTAGAAATCCAGTTGCTATATTTCAGTTAATAGGAAAGAGTTTTTAAGTCTCTCACCTTATCATTTTTGCATATGTAACCTAAATTCTGATACAATTTAAAGCACCTAACAGCTTCCAGTTCACTTAATGGAATTCAGTATTCtgttgttttaatatttaactGTGTTCTGATTTGGACGGTGGTGATAGATTTAGCTTTGGGTTCTTGTAGAAAACAAAGCTGTTGCAGCAGCttgcagaaacaaaattacCGTGTTGCTGTCTCCACTCTGCATTTTCCTTGAATATATTACAGGAATTtattacttgatttttttctgtagctttgGTAATCACTGTCAATTAGCAGCCAACAGGTGGTGAAACTCTTTCCTAAGTTTTTGTGTACCTTTTAGTCCATTCTTTGATGTCTTTCAGATGTGAAGTGGGGAAAGCTGCGTGATTACCAGATCCGAGGACTGAACTGGCTCATTTCTCTGTATGAAAATGGCATCAATGGCATCCTGGCAGATGAAATGGTAGGCACAGAGCCCGTGTTTAGGAGCACTCAAGAGCACAATGCCATCGTAGTGCTGCAGTGTGTATCTGAATGGGAGTTTTAGTAACACAAAATGCAATATATAGTTTGGCAGTCTTATTTTTCTAGTGTGTTTAAAGTCCCCTAATTTAATAGGGATGAATGCAGAAGAAATTGTAGTAGTTTGAAAGGCAGGTGTTTTTGTCCCCTTAATAATTTAAGTTGTATCTCTTTTTCATAAGGagtagaaaagaagaaacaaaaatctaaaatcTAATTACTTTCAGTGTATTGCATTTCCGGTATCTTGTAATATCTCCGTAATAAAACTTGAAGATAAGTTAGAGACAAATGAGTTTaaattgctgttttgtaacatgCTTCATTTGTAAATACATAAAGGATTTTCTTAAGGATAATGTGCCTAGGAATAGAGCATGGTTTTTGGTGAAGTGGAGCAGGgttgttttaaggaaaacacCTTAGAAACTTTGATTCCTTGGATTTGTGGTATTCCAAAATCCATTTTGTGttaaagatattaaatattattattattatttttctttcttcttaggTTTTAATCATTTTGAAGTTATTAATGCATTTCACACAGCCTATAAACATTTTTCCACATCTTGTACCTGGTGGATTTCggttattttgaaaacaaagactCAGATTTTAGAACCAAAACTCACTTGTGCTGTTgcttgttggggtttttaattcCCATGCATTTGAATCATATTTTTGTGTTACTTAAAGTATAGGAATGATCTGGTTTTTCAGTTCTTCCTCAGTTTGTTTTTAGTTAAAATTATATGTTGCGGATACCTTGTTTTACCAGACGCTCAGTATTTGTGTTCTTCTTTGACATATGCAGGTTTTTACACTTGTTTGGCTCGCTCCTCACAAGAAATGATGTCATTTCTGGCCTGTGGAAgcctccttttaaaaattaactaagAGCATATTTACAATTATAAAGCATTAATAATATAATACtgataatatataatattatggTGACTGTGTTATTAATATTAATGCTTAATTAattgaataaattttaaaaacctaagGGTTCTTAATTTATtcactttatttcaaatttaaGGGAATACCCAAGTCCAGTTTGGAAAGTTTGATCTCTAAATAACCTGAGTACACCGTAGTCTGCAAAATAAAGCTTTAGGAAATAAGGTTTCCGTGTACTTTCAACAAGTTGTCTTACTTGAAGGCTGAGGCAAAATTCTGACTTCATAATCCAAGGTTTCAAAATGATGCTCTtgctattttgttttaatgaaatgcGGGAAGCCCTGCAGGCTTTTCCTAACCGAGGCTTGGATACCCTTTTTGTCTCCCCCCCATCTGCTCAGGCCGCTGTGCCTTCCATGCTGTACTCGGAGCTCACTCTTGTCTTTTCTCAGAGGTGTTTTCTGAGGGGTTTTCTTTTAGCTGACACATCAATGTGTCTTACAGGGTCTTGGGAAGACGCTGCAAACAATTTCCCTTCTCGGCTACATGAAGCACTACAGAAACATTCCTGGACCTCACATGGTGTTAGTTCCCAAGTCCACTCTGCAGAACTGGATGAATGAATTCAAGAGATGGGTTCCCACGCTGCGGGCGGTTTGTTTGATCGGTGACAAAGACCAGCGGGTGAGTGTGGAGCTGGTGACTCCCTGGCCGTTCCCCTGTAAATCCAGCCTGTGATGTGGCcgtcctttccctttccttccctgcgAAGGGTGTTACTTGCATCTGTAGTGGTGTAAGACTCACAGCGCTGCCTGCCTGGGCTAGGACCAGCTTAGAATTCATGTGTGTGTTGCCCAGCTGTTGCTTCATCATGGCCTTATGTTCATGATTTCTTGTTCAAAGATTTGCAGTCTCCTTTTAGGAAGGCAGGACGCTGCCCTCGTGAGACTTAAAACAGGAGAACCGTAACAGTGCCACTGTgttctttttgctttaaatttgaCAAAGCCCCAGTAATTAGCTGTCACCTTTGTTATCTAGGCTGCCTTTGTGAGAGATGTGTTGTTGCCCGGAGAATGGGATGTCTGCGTAACATCATACGAAATGCTTATTAAAGAGAAGTCAGTATTCAAAAAGTTCAACTGGAGATACCTTGTTATAGATGAGGCCCACaggattaaaaatgaaaaatcgaaggtaatttattttacactgaaaaGGAGATCGGTGTGGCTTATTAGGTGGTGGCGTGGGGACCGGTGATGTTTGATATTTGCTGATGTCTCAATGTCCTTCAGTTATCAGAAATTGTGAGGGAATTCAAGACTACCAACCGGCTGCTATTAACTGGAACCCCGCTTCAAAACAATTTACATGAACTCTGGGCACTTCTCAACTTCCTTTTGCCTGATGTCTTTAACTCAGCTGAAGTAAGTCTTCATTTCTGctaatcaaattaattttgctggTTTGCCAGATATGAAAGTAGACCTGGATACATACAGCTAGGGGTGTCAGTTACTGACAAGTGATAGATTGAGTTAGAAAGGTTTGTGTTACAGAGCTTTTCTTAAAACAGGCCAAATAGGGTAATTTGTTCTTTTACTTCCTGGCTATAGAAGAGTTGTGTTTGTTCACCATTGTGATGCCTCTTATAAACGGACGATTTTGTTGATACAGGATTTTGACTCGTGGTTTGATACCAACAACTGCCTAGGGGATCAAAAACTGGTGGAGCGCCTTCATATGGTGAGTCCTTCTGCCTTGTGTACGAGGGTTACGTTCACCTAAGCCTGGGTAAACTTAAATCTTAAACAATTCTTCTTTATGATAGGCTTCTAGGATAGGAGAGACTGTTCCACAAATTTTTAGTCAAGCAAAGTTAAGTCAAAGGACACAGAACCGTATGAAAGATGATTTTCACCTAATCTTTGAGTCTTTCAAAGAAAGCACATGCGTATCCCGTGTCTAGCAAAGAATCTCTCCATAGAGGTTGCTTTTTCAGATCGTCTGATAATAGGTCTGGAATCTGTGGTAGAGCATATCTGCTCTGAGTGTTGTCCCTTGACCTGATTGGTGTTTCAGTttccaaaatgcatttaatgATGAACCTCTTCCAGGTGCTGCGACCGTTCCTTCTCCGTCGCATCAAGGCCGACGTGGAGAAGAGCTTGCCTCCGAAGAAGGAAGTTAAAATCTACGTGGGGCTCAGCAAAATGCAGCGAGAATGGTAATTAATGCAAGTGCTTGGCCGGGCTGGGGTTAACTCTCAGAAGGAATGCGCTGTCTGTGACTCCAAGGTTGTGTGGAACTCCATTTATTCTCTCTGCGGTGCTCCTCATTTATAGCTACTTCTCTGTGACGCTGCTGTGACAGAGCCACGCGTGTCAGGGAGATTTACCTGACAAAATGAAGGGTGGGGTGAGCTTTTGACAATATTTGTTGCTTAAAGAGGGACCAAGTTCATTTTAGAGTGAACAGAAGGTTTTTCCCTGTCTTTGCTGCAGGTATACCCGAATCCTGATGAAGGATATAGATATCCTGAACTCGGCTGGGAAGCTGGACAAGATGAGACTCTTGAACATCCTGATGCAGCTGAGGAAATGCTGCAATCACCCTTACCTCTTtgatggagcagagcctggcccaCCTTACACAACAGACATGCATTTGGTCACCAACAGTGGCAAAATGGTAGTTCTGGACAAATTGCTGCCGAAGTTGAAAGAACAAGGTATGCGTCTCCTTTCTGGGGTTTGGagagtttttttgtttcagtgctGTTTCTGTGTATTCTGAGCAAAAACCAGCAGACTTCAGCCAGGATTATTTTTTCTAGTATGGTACCAGCTTGGTTCAACAGTCcattttggctttttgtgcTGAAGGGTTTTGAttccccccccccattttttaTCCCAGCCGAGTTGAGACCACAGAAACATCAGGGCtttaggttttctttctttgtcttatTAGCTATTTGAGACATAATGGTGTAGTATTTTAGCCACACCTTTGATTCACCATGAAGGACCATTTCAGATTCAGAGTCCTCATGCAGGCTTAAAGTCAAATCTCCTGTGAAATGTTGGTCTTTCTTGCTGGGTGTAATTTTGAGCAGCACCTGAGGTCTTTCAGTGTATTCTGTAAAAACTCAGGCGCGGGGGGAACTCTTGAGTTGTTTTAAAGTTATTTGATAGTACAAAACAAAGCTTTGAAATGGATTACTGTAAAAACTCACTTGCCACAGAGTTTTTGACACTGGAATCGATTTTTAACTCACTGTTTTTTTGAATGTGGTTACTGTAGTAACTCTGCTAAAGGAGTTGGAGGTAAGTTTGTGAGTGGGGACCAAAACCACATCCAAACCTCAGCCTTCTGTAGTGTAAAAGTAACCTGTACTTTGTATCTAGGTACCATCAAGGCAGCTGTGGCCATTTAACTCAAGACTGAAAACCGGACAATTCAGTGGTTACTGTGCTTTTTTTgaccttgttttctttctgttatcAGTTTTATTGATAAGGTGGTGTAGTTAATTCTGGCCTGATCTCAAATCAAATTATCATCTTAAACAAGAGAGTTCAGTATTAACCCTTGAGTCcaaaggacaaaaggaaatagATACTTTGTTATATATGTGTTTTACTTCAATTTCTCCAGTAGACTGAAATGGCTGAGTGTGTATGCATAAAGTACTgaacatttacttttttttttaatgttgtccTTGGCAGGTAAGTAAACTGACAAGTCTTTAAGAGTAATCCACGTTGTTTATAGAGATCTTAAATCCAAAACAGAcaaatacttcaaaattttattctttatacttgatgatgtttttatatttgtgttACCACCTTACTCTGCTGTGTCTGGGAACTTTTTCTTAAGGAGTACAACACGAAAGCAAAGGGGAAAGGCAGCCATTAATTAGACAGTGACATATCAGAGTAAGACAAACGTGTCCCGTGGCATGGACGTGCTGTGACAGCCGCAGCCCTGCATTGTAGTTGGGGATCTGAAATTCCAACCACTTTTCTTCTTAGTGCATGGAATTGCcctccttccttttctggtAGTGCAGACTTGCAGAGTTTGTTAAATCTTATGTTCTGGTGAAAGCATAAAAAACCTTTCTACCCAAACAGGCTCAAGGGTTCTAATCTTCAGTCAGATGACAAGAGTCCTGGATATCTTGGAAGATTACTGTATGTGGAGGAATTATGAATATTGCAGACTGGATGGACAAACGCCTCACAATGAACGACAGGTATTTACAATTTTAAGGATCGTATTTATGTAAAAATACTACTTGTAAAACAATTTGTTTAACTGATACATTCTCTTGGTTTATTTAGGCTTCCATTAATGCATTCAACGATCCTGACAGCTCAAAATTTGTGTTCATGTTGAGTACTCGAGCAGGAGGTCTTGGGATCAATCTGGCTACTGCTGAT
Encoded here:
- the SMARCA5 gene encoding LOW QUALITY PROTEIN: SWI/SNF-related matrix-associated actin-dependent regulator of chromatin subfamily A member 5 (The sequence of the model RefSeq protein was modified relative to this genomic sequence to represent the inferred CDS: deleted 1 base in 1 codon), yielding MSAGQPPPPPRPDEPPAPPLPPGADAGEAAGTGPPCAAGLAGGDIKMEESFDDASLAKQKEIQETDPTYEEKMQTDRANRFEYLLKQTELFAHFIQPAAQKTPTSPLKMKPGRPRIKKDEKQNLLSAGDYRHRRTEQEEDEELLTESSKTTNVCTRFEESPSYVKWGKLRDYQIRGLNWLISLYENGINGILADEMGLGKTLQTISLLGYMKHYRNIPGPHMVLVPKSTLQNWMNEFKRWVPTLRAVCLIGDKDQRAAFVRDVLLPGEWDVCVTSYEMLIKEKSVFKKFNWRYLVIDEAHRIKNEKSKLSEIVREFKTTNRLLLTGTPLQNNLHELWALLNFLLPDVFNSAEDFDSWFDTNNCLGDQKLVERLHMVLRPFLLRRIKADVEKSLPPKKEVKIYVGLSKMQREWYTRILMKDIDILNSAGKLDKMRLLNILMQLRKCCNHPYLFDGAEPGPPYTTDMHLVTNSGKMVVLDKLLPKLKEQGSRVLIFSQMTRVLDILEDYCMWRNYEYCRLDGQTPHNERQASINAFNDPDSSKFVFMLSTRAGGLGINLATADVVILYDSDWNPQVDLQAMDRAHRIGQTKTVRVFRFITDNTVEERIVERAEMKLRLDSIVIQQGKLVDQNLNKLGKDEMLQMIRHGATHVFASKDSEITDEDIDHILERGAKKTAEMNEKLSKMGESSLRNFTMDTESSVYNFEGEDYREKQKLAFTEWIEPPKRERKANYAVDAYFREALRVSEPKAPKAPRPPKQPNVQDFQFFPPRLFELLEKEILYYRKTIGYKVPRNPDLPNAAQAQKEEQLKIDEAEPLNDEELEEKEKLLTQGFTNWNKRDFNQFIKANEKWGRDDIENIAREVEGKTPEEVIEYSAVFWERCNELQDIEKIMAQIERGEARIQRRISIKKALDTKIGRYKAPFHQLRISYGTNKGKNYTEEEDRFLICMLHKLGFDKENVYDELRQCIRNSPQFRFDWFLKSRTAMELQRRCNTLITLIERENMELEEKEKAEKKKRGPKPSSAQKRKMDGTPDGRGRKKKLKL